The Nitrospirota bacterium genome segment ATACTGTTTCTGTTGGCGGCAAAGTCTATGATAAAACTGACGCGGTCCTTGCAGTTGCCCTGGACAGCCCATACAATAAAGGTGCTGTAGTCCTTTTCATCACAGGGGAAAGGGCTGAGGATATTGTCTCAGTGGGAGAAAGGCTGGTTCATTACGGGAAATACAGCTATCTCTTATTTGTGAAAGGTGAAAATGTGGAAAAGGGGATATGGGAGGCAGAAAAACTGAGGATGGACTTTCATGATGATAATTGAGCAGATTAGAGGTGTATCCTCTCTGTTTTAATGTAGTACTCTTCATTATTGGAGGCGGCGAGCGGATTTGAACCGCTGAATAAAGGTTTTGCAGACCTCTGCCTTACCACTTGGCTACGCCGCCGTATAAATGACTATTCTGAATGGATTTTTAACCCACGACTACCCTGATTCGACTGTCTTGACCTCTTATGTAGTTTCTCAGTATCCGGACTTTGCTGGTGAGAAGGGTTACTGTGCCTTCTTAGAAGGCTTCAGGCAGTCGGTTCTCCAAATGCAGCTATTCTGGTCGCAAAAACCAGTGCTTGCTGTCCCAAAGCAATCAAAATTACCCTCATTTCGCTGAATTGATTTAATCAGATCAACCTTGGTTCCTGATGCCGGGATCCCAACCTGCTGGGCCATCTTTTTGATTTCCTGAAGTGTCATATACTACCTCCTTTTAAAAAGTTAAAAAGTAGTATACTCTATTTCTGATATATCAGTCAACCCATTGATGAAAGTGACTTAAAAATTAAACGGAATATGAAAAATAAAGGTTACTATCCTGTTTTTTTAGACCTCACAGGAAAAAGATGTGTAATAGTTGGCGGGGGTCAGGTGGCTGAAAGAAAATGTTCGTCACTCATCAGGACAGGTACGCTGATTACCGTGATAGCGCCTGAGATTACAAAACGACTCAGGAATTATAAGGATAAGAGTCTGATAAAACACATAGGACGTGTGTACAGAAAAGGTGATTTGACATCAGCGAATATTGTGATAGCGGCAACCAGTTCCAGAGAAACCAATGAAAGAGTGGCGAGAGATGCTGAGTTACTACACAAGCTGATTAATGTTGTTGATACCCCGGATTTGTGTAATTTCATTGTCCCTTCTGTTTTCAGAAGGGGCATGCTTTCAATAGCCGTTTCAACCGGAGGTGTAAGTCCTGCATTCGCAAGGGAGATAAGGAAGGAGCTTGAAAAGATGTATGGACCGGAACTGGCAAAAAAACTCAGGGCAATCGGTGAAATGAGGGACAGGGCGAAGAAAGAGATAAGCGGCAAAAAGGAGCGGGAGAGATTTATAAAAAGGAATACATTGGCAATAAAGAGGGGAGTGAATTTAAAATAAGGTTATAGCGACCACACCGGCGATCATCAATATCGAACCGATCAATCTTTCTGAAATACTTATCTCCTTGAATATCGCCCATCCATATATTACGCTAAACAGCAGACTGCACCTCTTGACTGATATCATGTAGGCAACATCCGTAAGACTGAGTGCAAGATAATGGGAGAGCATCATCACTGCCATACAGAACCCAATCCCCAGAAATATCCATGGCCGTGATATTATACCCGACAACTGCCCTTTGAGTCCTGCAATTATAGTGAATACAATAGTAAGCACAAATGGATAGAATGCCCCGAAAAACAGGGGACTCGAGTGAATTACAGCAACCTTTCCAAGTGTAGAGGTAAAACTAAATATGATGGCGACTATGATCATAAAGACTGACCCTTTTTCTTTCCTGATTGCCTTTATGGGACCAAGCACGCCATGCCTTGTGGCCCTGACATTAAGGAGGTAAGCCCCTGCCACGATCAGGAATATGCCAATGAGGCCTGAGATATCCGGCAGTTCACCGAGTACCACAAAGGCAGTAATAATTACAAAGACGGGGCTTAGTGCAATAAATGGTATAGTCAGAGATAGCGGAGAAAGGCTGATAGCCTTAATGTATAGAATAATGGCAGTTACATCCAGCGGTATTACTATCAGAAGGGTCAGCCAGAAGGTAGTGTCCAATGGGGGTATATCAATAAAAAAGAATGCAACGACTAAAAAGGGGAGAGAGTAGCCCTGTCTGACCCATGCGACGACATATTCATTTGACCGGACCAAAGCCTTTTTGCTTATGGCATCGGCTGTAGCAATGGAAAAGGCAGTTATGAGTGCATAGAAGACCCAGGACATTATTAAGTCATTTTATCAGGAATTATTATCAAAAACATGATATTATTATTCAGGATGTAGATGGGGTTTTCGGGAAGGGATTCTTTAGTGAAGGGAGATAAGATGAAAAGACTTATATTTATTGCGATCACATCAGCAACTATTTTCTGCATAGCGGCCATTTATTCAGGGGAGGCCATGACTGCAGCAACAGAAAGTCCGGTAAAGGTTGAAATGAGGCTTCTGGACAGCGCTTTCAAGAATCTTATAACTTCCCTGATCCTGAATAATCCTAAGGGCATTGAGGCCCCGTTTCATGAGGTTCACAAGGCAAAGATGAATACAGAGAAGGCCATGGAAAAAGGGGAGATCAAACTTCCGAAGAATGGGGACAGATTAAAAGAGTTTATAGAGATGGATGAAAAATTCCACAAGGAATTAGAAGGACTGCTTGCAGCATCAGGAAAGGGCGACATGAAGAAGGTGCAGGCTGCTGCGCACAGACTGTTGGACGCATGTGTTCAGTGCCACAATAGATTCAGGAATTGAGATCAGCAGCTCCAGTCTTCATGACGTAATGGGCGTCTGTTCAACTCATCTTTATAAGATCTCCACTTTGGTAAATACAGATCCAGGAGAGATTTAAATCTATCGTTATGGTTTCGTTCCAACAGGTGCGCCATTTCATGTACAACTACATATTCGATACAGTCTAATGGCTTCTTCGCCAGTTCAAGGTTCAGCCAGATCCTCTTTGCGCGTACGCCGCAGGTTCCCCACCTGGTCTTCATCTTCTTTATGCCAAACTCAGACACCTGAACCTTCATAACCTTTTCATACTGCGAAATTAATCCGATAACAATCTCTTTCATTTTCTTCCGGTACCACTCATCCAGGATAGACGCCCTTTTTTCCACGCTGCTATCCGGACGAACATACAAATCAATTGTCTCATGCTTTATTAAAACATCCGGCGATGCCTTATATTCTATAATCCTTAACAGGTAACGCCTTCCGAGGTAGTAATGGCTTTCACCTGTTATATATTCTCTCGGTGCCTCCCTCTCCTGACTACGGATCCTGTGCTGGTGTTTCTTTATCCATTTCAATTTTGAAATGGCAAATTCCCTGATGGCATCCATGTCCATACGTACCGGTGCGGAAATACGCACCCTGCCCAGAGGCGGATAAACGCTAAGGTGCACATTCTTGATAACCTTACGCACTACATCAATGTTAATATCGCCGATTATGATCTTTTGCATCCTGATACTATTTCTGCTATTTTATGATCGGGAAGATGCGCTCTGCAAAAACTGCCAGTTTCTCGTTGCAATCGAGGTTATTATATAATGCCCTCCTGGCATTGCTTATTCTAATCTCTTCCGGTAAGTCATCATTTGCAGGCCTGCTTACTCTCTTTGCTGATTGAGCAGTCTTCCTTGGATATTCCTCATGAGTGTCGTTTTCCTCATCTTCTTAAATGTACTGAATAGATGGCAGAGAAAGTCTGCGCTGTGCGTGCATACTATATCATAACTATAATCGCTGTTACAATTTCATTTCCCTTTCGGGATATTTCTATTCCTGACAACAGACTGTTTCCTTTGTATGTCTATTATCTTTATGATATATTCAGTATGTAAACTTCCAGTTAATAAGCATTGGCTGACATGACCAATAACACTGAAGTCAGTCTTCAAAAGGATAATATCAGTGAAAAAGATAGACTACAAAAAAGAGCTTAAGCACCTGTACAACCCATCCGCCAGGAAAGTAGATATTGTAGAGGTACCCCCTATGAATTTCATCACGATAGATGGAGAGGGTGACCCGAATGCATCGCAATCATTCAGTGATGCGATCGAAGCCCTGTTTCCGATCGCCTATACTTTGAAGTTCATGGTTAAAAAGGGCGACATCGGTATTGATTACGGAGTCTTGCCACTCGAATGTCTCTGGTGGGCTGATGACATGTCTGCATTCAGCACGGGAAATAAAGATGTATGGAAATGGACATTGATGATTATGCAGCCGGAATTCATTACTCGAGAAATGGTTAAGGAGGCGACGGAAGAAGTGAAAAGGAAGAAAAGACCTGTTGCCTTGCCTTTGGTCAGGTTTGAAACATTCAAGGAGGGAAAGGCTGCGCAAATATTGCATGTTGGACCGTTCTCAGAGGAAAGGCCGACCATTGAGAAGGTACATTTATTTATCAAAGAAAATGGCAGCAATAGGATTGGCAAGCATCATGAAATATATTTAAGCGACATCAGACGAGCTGCACCGGAAAAGTGGAAAACAATCGTCAGACAACAAATGTCATAATAAAATATTAAACATTTTCCTGAAGTATAATTCACAACCAAGCTCTCCAAGCTGCTGCATCTTTGCAAGCGTGTTATTTGAATAATACCCCTGATTCGTAGTCAAGAAGGCTTTGTGTTATACTTTTTGAGATAGTCTTTGCAAATGCAAGCCGAATTAGAAAGATTGCACCCATGGAATTGATAGAACTTGGATTTGACCGCTGGTTTAAAGATCAGGCTGCTGAAACAGCTCGACCAGAGCAGCAATTTGCCCGGGTAACTGCGGTTGATCGTGGATCATGCCTCGTCCGAAACGAACGTGAGGAAATACCAGCCAGGGTTTCAGGGAAATTCCGCTACACTGCCAAGTCAAGTGCAGAACTGCCTTGTGTCGGCGACTGGGTTTGTGTGCAATACCACAACTCAGGAAGCACGGCGGTAATTCATGAGGTTATACATAGAAAGACATTCTTGTGCCGTAAGTATGCGGGCAGGACAGTGGACATACAGATGATCGCGGCAAACATAGACACTGCGTTCATTGTTCAATCATGTCATTACGATTTCAATATTAAAAGACTCGAACGATACCTTGTGATGGCAAATGAAGGCCATATAAAGCCAATCGTCATCCTTAGCAAGATAGACTTGATTACGCCCGATGAGGTGGAGAGAAGGATCACGGAGATCAGGCAGTCCGGTATCTCTTATGACCTCATCGCCCTCAGCTGCACGACCGGCGCCGGGGTTGATGTAATCCGGAAACATCTTGTTCCAGGCAGTACATACTGCCTCCTTGGTTCATCAGGAGTCGGCAAGACCACACTCATAAACCGCATCATCGGCCGGGATGTATTCGACACAAAGGCCGTCAGCGGCACCGGAGAAGGTACGCACTCAACAGCACGCCGGCAACTGATCATTCTTGATCAGGGGGCGATGTTGATAGATACGCCGGGAATGCGGGAGTTAGGAATTCCGGGGGCTGGAGAAGGGATAGATGATAGTTTCAGCGATATCGTGGAACTTTCGCTGAGCTGCCGCTTCACCAATTGCAGCCACACCAATATCCCTGGATGTGCAGTTCTGACGGCAATGGAAAATGGGGAACTGAACGAGGATCACTATCGTAATTATCTAAAGCTCAGAAAGGAATCAGAACATTATCAGATGTCATATGCTGAAAAGAGAAAGAAAGATAAAACGTTTGGCCGGGTTGTCCGCTCAGTAATGAAACAGATGGGAAAATATGATGATGATGAGAGGTTATAGCTGTTATATCTGAATCATCATAACTGGATAGATATCAGGAAATACAAAGAAAAGGTAACTGCGTTAGACAACTTGGAACAGGATTCCAGATGACAGTAATAAGCATACGGAGGGTATTATGAAAACTTTAAATGGAATAATGATTCTAATGTTGTTTTTTCTTGTTACTGCTTGTTCAACATTGCAAACCAGGGAGATAGACTATAGTTCCAATGGCCAGGCGCTGAAGGGATACCTGGCCTATGACAATAACATCAAAGGCAAACGCCCCGGTGTTTTGGTGGTTCATGAGTGGTGGGGTAATAACGAATATACCCGGAAGCGGGCACGAATGCTGGCGGAGTTGGGTTATACGGCTTTTGCCCTCGACATGTACGGTGACGGCAAGCAGGCAACGCATCCCAACGAGGCCGGTAAGTTTGCAGAAGAAGTCAGGCGCAATAAAGATGAAGCCGAAAAGCGTTTCATGGCAGCATTGAATCTCCTTCGGGCTCAAAAGACGGTTAACCCTGATCAGATAGCTGCTATAGGTTATTGCTTTGGCGGTGGTGTAGTATTGCAAATGGCCCGAATGGGAGTGGACCTGGATGGTGTGGTAAGCTTCCATGGAAGTCTCTCAACTGACACACCTGCAGAGCCCGGTGTTGTAAAGGCCAGAGTTCTTGTGCTGCATGGAGCGGACGACTCTTTTGTCACCCCTGAGCAGGTAGACCAGTTTAAGAAGGAAATGCAAAGAGCCGGAGTTGATTACAGGTTTGTGGCCTATCCAGGCGCTATGCACGCCTTTACAAATCCAGAGGCAGATAGTTATGGAAAGAAGTTCAATATTCCTTTGAAATATGATCCTGAGGCAGACAGACAATCATGGATTGAGATGAAGTCATTCTTTAAATCTTTATTCCGGTAGCAACAGTATTACAATTGGTATTTTGATGATGTGCATCAGGGTCACACCTTATAATAAAATAAGGTGCGGCCCTAAGCATACATAATGTCATTATAATATTTTCACTTTGGCTTTTAGACCCAGCTGAATCTCGATAGTCATATTCAGATTTTCATTATTAGGAGTGCTTTCAACACAATATTGAAAGGACTCATCCCGATGGGACAAGTAATGATTTACAATGTTCTGTCCATTGTTTACAAATGGAAGTTCAGTCCAGTCATTTATGGTCTCTAAAGGAGCAATTTCTTTCTCGCCAACTACAGTTAAAAGTCCTGTATTGTTGTTTGTTAACTGAAGTCTGCCTGTAACAGTAAAAGGTGTACTATTACTGATTATCCTGTAGCGCGTTTCACTGATCGAGACTTCTTTGATCCTGTCGGCGATATCTTGCCAGTCAGGATTGTCAGCCAGAAGCCCGTTAAGATTTACTGTGCCGCACGACGGGTTACCGCCTGATGTAGACGCTGCTACGGCAGCTCCTGCCAATTCAGACGCACCAGCAG includes the following:
- a CDS encoding SAP domain-containing protein, which codes for MTLQEIKKMAQQVGIPASGTKVDLIKSIQRNEGNFDCFGTASTGFCDQNSCIWRTDCLKPSKKAQ
- a CDS encoding bifunctional precorrin-2 dehydrogenase/sirohydrochlorin ferrochelatase, producing the protein MKNKGYYPVFLDLTGKRCVIVGGGQVAERKCSSLIRTGTLITVIAPEITKRLRNYKDKSLIKHIGRVYRKGDLTSANIVIAATSSRETNERVARDAELLHKLINVVDTPDLCNFIVPSVFRRGMLSIAVSTGGVSPAFAREIRKELEKMYGPELAKKLRAIGEMRDRAKKEISGKKERERFIKRNTLAIKRGVNLK
- a CDS encoding EamA family transporter: MSWVFYALITAFSIATADAISKKALVRSNEYVVAWVRQGYSLPFLVVAFFFIDIPPLDTTFWLTLLIVIPLDVTAIILYIKAISLSPLSLTIPFIALSPVFVIITAFVVLGELPDISGLIGIFLIVAGAYLLNVRATRHGVLGPIKAIRKEKGSVFMIIVAIIFSFTSTLGKVAVIHSSPLFFGAFYPFVLTIVFTIIAGLKGQLSGIISRPWIFLGIGFCMAVMMLSHYLALSLTDVAYMISVKRCSLLFSVIYGWAIFKEISISERLIGSILMIAGVVAITLF
- a CDS encoding cytochrome c; amino-acid sequence: MKRLIFIAITSATIFCIAAIYSGEAMTAATESPVKVEMRLLDSAFKNLITSLILNNPKGIEAPFHEVHKAKMNTEKAMEKGEIKLPKNGDRLKEFIEMDEKFHKELEGLLAASGKGDMKKVQAAAHRLLDACVQCHNRFRN
- a CDS encoding M48 family metallopeptidase, with translation MQKIIIGDINIDVVRKVIKNVHLSVYPPLGRVRISAPVRMDMDAIREFAISKLKWIKKHQHRIRSQEREAPREYITGESHYYLGRRYLLRIIEYKASPDVLIKHETIDLYVRPDSSVEKRASILDEWYRKKMKEIVIGLISQYEKVMKVQVSEFGIKKMKTRWGTCGVRAKRIWLNLELAKKPLDCIEYVVVHEMAHLLERNHNDRFKSLLDLYLPKWRSYKDELNRRPLRHEDWSC
- a CDS encoding GyrI-like domain-containing protein codes for the protein MKKIDYKKELKHLYNPSARKVDIVEVPPMNFITIDGEGDPNASQSFSDAIEALFPIAYTLKFMVKKGDIGIDYGVLPLECLWWADDMSAFSTGNKDVWKWTLMIMQPEFITREMVKEATEEVKRKKRPVALPLVRFETFKEGKAAQILHVGPFSEERPTIEKVHLFIKENGSNRIGKHHEIYLSDIRRAAPEKWKTIVRQQMS
- the rsgA gene encoding ribosome small subunit-dependent GTPase A codes for the protein MELIELGFDRWFKDQAAETARPEQQFARVTAVDRGSCLVRNEREEIPARVSGKFRYTAKSSAELPCVGDWVCVQYHNSGSTAVIHEVIHRKTFLCRKYAGRTVDIQMIAANIDTAFIVQSCHYDFNIKRLERYLVMANEGHIKPIVILSKIDLITPDEVERRITEIRQSGISYDLIALSCTTGAGVDVIRKHLVPGSTYCLLGSSGVGKTTLINRIIGRDVFDTKAVSGTGEGTHSTARRQLIILDQGAMLIDTPGMRELGIPGAGEGIDDSFSDIVELSLSCRFTNCSHTNIPGCAVLTAMENGELNEDHYRNYLKLRKESEHYQMSYAEKRKKDKTFGRVVRSVMKQMGKYDDDERL
- a CDS encoding dienelactone hydrolase family protein — its product is MKTLNGIMILMLFFLVTACSTLQTREIDYSSNGQALKGYLAYDNNIKGKRPGVLVVHEWWGNNEYTRKRARMLAELGYTAFALDMYGDGKQATHPNEAGKFAEEVRRNKDEAEKRFMAALNLLRAQKTVNPDQIAAIGYCFGGGVVLQMARMGVDLDGVVSFHGSLSTDTPAEPGVVKARVLVLHGADDSFVTPEQVDQFKKEMQRAGVDYRFVAYPGAMHAFTNPEADSYGKKFNIPLKYDPEADRQSWIEMKSFFKSLFR